The genomic region CAGTGAGTCACAAATGGAAAGAGCTCTGCTGAAGAAACTAGAGCCCCTGAGCCAATTAAGGTACAGTACCACACCCTGCAGGCCTCTGGGTTGTGCAGTGCCTACCCTCATTGCAAAGGGAGGGGAAGATTTGGGGCCAGACTGCAGAATGGAATCCCCCATTAGCATCGGCTGTGATTGGCTTTTAGatctctgctgctctgagcactGTTCTTTGTATTCCTATGAGCTTTCTGTTCCGtcctcttccctgctgcaggtTTAATGTAACTACgaagaaagacaaaacagagaACTACGTCTACCAATTTAGGGTGTGCAGGGAGGTCAACAGCACCGCGCGTGATTTTGGTGGCCTGGTGCAAACAGATAGACAGAGTGGGAAGAGCACAGTGGTAGGAAGAATCAATGAAACACAGGTCTTCAATGGAAGTAAGTTTCCACTTAATCCTTATTCAGGAATGTCCTTTCACCTCCTGATCTGGACTCACAGCCGGTATTGTTTGCCTCTTGGCAGGTGATTGGATCATGCTGATTTATAAAGGAGGTGATTCATATGGCACACATTGCAGTGGTGAGAAGAGAAGAGCTGTGATAATGATTTCTTGCAAGCGGGGAGTTACAGCGGTGAGTGACAcaaaagaagggagaggagcaggagcacagTTATTTATAAGCAGAATGGCTTTGAGGaggaaacaggttttttttttctgaccgCCAGTATCTGTTGCCTACCTCTGCCAACACTGATAAATCTGTCATGTGAAGTTCAGCACACCTGGTCATATTTTCATGTGACTTAACTTTTCCCAAATTGCAGAGTTCATTCAACATTATTtcagaagagagggaaaaggagcaggagtgTTTCTACCTCTTTGAGATGGACAGCGATGTGGCTTGTCCAGCTGAGGATTCCCACCTCAGTGTTGGCTCCATTCTACTGATCACGTGAGTCTTTGGAAGAGCCTTTTGTGCCTGAACCGTAATCCTTAGTGCCATTTGGAAACACAGCAAATGCTATATTAGACTTGATAATTGTAGTATATCTATCCACAGCCACCATTAGATGTTACTGTGCCTATGAGCTGGTTGGACGAAAGCTCTTGCTCAAAGCttggtgctgcagagctgctctgttcCCTGTAGACATCCTCCTACAGAGTTTACAGTCAAGAGCACTGAAACATAGAAGATATGACTTTCTGAAACTGTACAACAATTCTTTGCCAGACCTGGAAATTCAGACCAAGAGCCTTGACtaattttctgaatttgtgCTAAGAGGCACTACTTTGTGTAATAATCCTGAAAGATTTATATTAGCAGATCAATATTCTGGGGACCTTTTCTGGTCTGTTCTCTGGTTGTAGCTCTGTTCCTGAGTGGTGCTTAGCTACTGGCTCCGGTTCCGATCTGATGCAAGTAGCTGGCTTGGAAAAGATTGTGTATAGGatttttcctcagctctggTATTTAATTTTGGCCTCCAGGTTTGCTTCACTGATTGCAGTCTACATCATTGGTGGGTTCCTCTACCAGCGCCTTATAGTGGGAGCAAAGGGCATGGAGCAGTTTCCCCACTTTGCCTTCTGGCAAGATCTGGGCAATTTGGTGGCGGTAAGTGAAAAGCCCTTTATATTCCCATGTTAGGACAGGAGAAAATGGCATCTGCCTTGTATTCACAGACTGTGTCTCTTGGGTGGTCCTACCAGGTTACTGTACCTTGAGGCAGAAGAGGAGGGTATctgtttgggttggggttttttttagtcctTTATTTTTGAATTCTTGCTGAGACTGATTCCATGACAGTATCCTGGAATTGCTATGTAACAGACTAGAACACACACATAGTGACTAACACTTTTCAGGTAGGAATGTTAAGGAGGGGACTGTGAGATGTTCATGGATGACTCCCTGAAGCCCTTCCTTGGTAACCATAGGCAGTGCCATTTATCCTTCATGCTTGTTTCAGCCTCATATTGCTGCATAGTGTTCATCAGCATGCCCAGAGCTTTCAGGACTGAGTAGGATGTTTGCATGCGTGCCTCTCTTGCCAAGAGAAGTTTTGGATACCTGTCCCAGATAGCACAGGGATGGACATAATCCCTACGCAAGAGAAATCACTGAAGTTGCTTTACTTTGGATGCTGAATCGATTGCCCACAGTCTGATTTCTGTGCAATATCCTCTGCTTTTAGGATGGCTGTGACTTTGTCTGCCGATCGAAGCCTCGAAACGCACCAGCCGCGTACCGTGGTGTGGGTGATGACCAGCTGGGTGAGGAGTCAGAAGAACGGGATGACCACTTGCTACCAATGTGATAGGCTTTCAAGATGGAGTTCTCTTCTCCCTACCTCCCCGGTGCCTCCCAGCCAGTTCTCCTTCTCTtcacttctgattttctttacaCTATTTGCTTTCGCCGTCTCTGGTACACCAAGTCCCGTGGGTGCACACACCACTAGTGACTGATGGCATGTCTTAAGAATAGAATACTGgtttaggtttttaaaaaggcagcagaaccagggagggaaaaaaactgctGAGAGCTGAGTGGAAGACAGCAAGAAAGCAATATGAACATTCAGCACTGAGCAGAAATAGGAGATTAAtcagtgaaaggaaataaagggcCATGGATATGTgcagaaaggggagggaaaaggaggccATGGGTTAAAACAGCTGAGGATGTAGGAGAGGTCTTCTGTgtcttcccccccacccctagGGTTTACAGGATCTGTAAGAcactggaattatttttccttaattgcaaatttttttttcagcttttctagCTTCTGCACTGTTACGTGCTATTTCTGCCAGCACAACCTGCACAGAGTGCTCTATGCCAGACTCCGTGGGGACTGAGTTGGCATTAGGACCTCTGCagtcttttattttcctaatgGCAATATATTGAAGACTACACACCAGTTTCCATCAACAGATGTAAAGGGATGCATGCCACCCTCTCAGACTGGAGAGGGGCAATGCTAAAAAAACATAGGAGCTAAATAGTCTTGTGACTTTCCAGTTCAGTCAAAATACTCTCAAGTCTTCTGAGTAGTtaagaagcaaaaggaaatgatGTGCTGCTAAGTAAAGAGAGCATTTGCTGAAACTGAAACAGATGTCAAGGCAAATTGAGACAGGTAGCTGCCACTAGAGCTGTTACAAGCTTCCCAAGTTGACTGCTCATTACAGCTCAGTCACAGCATGGTGATTTCACATTGCTTGTTTGGCAGAGGGCTTTCCCATGAAGCTACCAGAATTTactttaataaaaaaggaactgtAGAAGCCAAAGACAAGAATGCTAACATGTTAAAAACTGCATAAAGGACTCTTGTGCTTTCAGGGTTAGCTTTCATGAATTACTTTCCCTTTAGCATAGTGCTGACCAGTCACCAGGACACTTGCCCTGTACAGAGGATACTCACATACTGCTACTGGCTGGGAGTGAGACAGACCCCCTCCTGGGGCCCTGGTGAAAAGCAGGTACAGTCAAGTTGTAAGACTTTCTGGGAACCTTTGGGTACTTGGCACCTTGACTCCTAATTGCTTTTATGTGAGGGGCTAGACTCCTAAGCAATCCCATTTTGCCCTGTTGTAGACTGGCAAAGACCTGCCCTCAGTCTGGAGGGCAGAGACTGTGAATAATAAGCAAGCCACTACTGTTAACAGCAGAGTACAGACAAggtttgtgtatttttaatactgCCAAAGCAGTCTTAACAGTGACATTGAGGGAAAAAGGATGGACCTACTTTCTTGCTGGGTTTGGAGTGGATCAACAGTTCCTGCTTTCTCTGACTTTTGTTACAGTCTCAATCTTTCTCATAACATGGGAAAAATAGGAAGTCACCGAGTCTGTTACTGTTTTTCATGGTGGTGTTtaaggtaatattttttttttgtacaaaacacaactttcaaaaataaaatgaaaaaaaaaacctggtgaAGTGTTGTGCTAATGTAATAGGAGCTTTCTTACTTACCAAAAGATTAAAGGTCCTTAGCGGGTTCCTTGTGCCTGAACTACTCTTGCCAGGAGTGGATCTCTTGTTAGTGTGTTTTTTGCTGCCACCTTGTATCAGTGCAGTTCCCCTTGGGCTTAAGAGGGAGGGGTATACATATCTTtcaaaacaaactttaaaacaaACTCAGGTAGCTATGGATGGGAGTTTTCTATACTGTGTGCTTTTCCACAACAATAAAAATTCAATAATAACTTTGATAAAGGTTGTACTTTTCAAACATTAGGTTAATGTTCAG from Heliangelus exortis chromosome 1, bHelExo1.hap1, whole genome shotgun sequence harbors:
- the M6PR gene encoding cation-dependent mannose-6-phosphate receptor isoform X2 — protein: MSSPCHTSAVLVLFMALAVVVWADQLNERSCDVVGEEGSESQMERALLKKLEPLSQLRFNVTTKKDKTENYVYQFRVCREVNSTARDFGGLVQTDRQSGKSTVVGRINETQVFNGSDWIMLIYKGGDSYGTHCSGEKRRAVIMISCKRGVTASSFNIISEEREKEQECFYLFEMDSDVACPAEDSHLSVGSILLITFASLIAVYIIGGFLYQRLIVGAKGMEQFPHFAFWQDLGNLVADGCDFVCRSKPRNAPAAYRGVGDDQLGEESEERDDHLLPM
- the M6PR gene encoding cation-dependent mannose-6-phosphate receptor isoform X1, whose protein sequence is MGCPMSSPCHTSAVLVLFMALAVVVWADQLNERSCDVVGEEGSESQMERALLKKLEPLSQLRFNVTTKKDKTENYVYQFRVCREVNSTARDFGGLVQTDRQSGKSTVVGRINETQVFNGSDWIMLIYKGGDSYGTHCSGEKRRAVIMISCKRGVTASSFNIISEEREKEQECFYLFEMDSDVACPAEDSHLSVGSILLITFASLIAVYIIGGFLYQRLIVGAKGMEQFPHFAFWQDLGNLVADGCDFVCRSKPRNAPAAYRGVGDDQLGEESEERDDHLLPM